The nucleotide sequence tgaataaattatgTGAATGTAGGAAATGAAAATACAAACTGGTCAAAAAGGGCACTTGCCTAGTTAGAGTAGGACTGATTAGGGTCTTTCTGTGCACATGTCTGAGTGTctttaagttattttaataatattaaacatggCTGTTCTTGGTTTATAGGAAGCAGAAGAAATGGGCATGGAGAATGTGATGTGAAAGAGAGAAGAACAAACCCCCATATAGTACAAGTATGTAGTGGATTTTTGTAAGGTTGTTAATGGCTGTTTTTGAATATTTACTGCAGGGATTATGACATGTTGCTTTAGTTGATTACTTAGTAGTTAGTAGTTGTTTTAGTTTTGATTTGATTCTTTTTTTGGCTCAAAAACAGACAGTGCCCAGCTTAAATGAGCTTTTTGAAAATTATGGATTTAAATTTTTCTGATTAAATGGCAATATGTATTGCAGAAATTTTATTAACACGCTTATTAAACAGTTAATGTAAGAGCATGCTCATTATCATAAGTACTAAGTAATCATTAGTACTTGCTACAATAAATACTACTTAGTTGATCAAAAAGACCCAATGGAAATGAGTAGCAAAACTTTAGGTTTGTTACTAGtaacaatagaataaaatagaatttaatttaaatctgTTTCTAGTACCAGTAAAATAGTAACTGCTCTGTTGTTTCTAGTTACAAATTTAAGATTTTTGCCGCTGATTTCCATGAGGATCTGTCTTTGTGATCAACTAATCAGATTTGACTAGTGTTTCAATTCCAGTTCTGActggaacatatatatatatatagcattattCATTAATTACTAATCATTTTAGTAGTAGTTTTAAATTAAAGTACTAGTACTTTTGGTGATTACTAGTATCTTATATTAGATACCCTATCAGTATTAAAAATAAGTACTagcagttcataaaaaaaataaaaatcaataaaaaaattctttgtaataaataattatttgtatcTGTTTAACAGGTTCTAATACGAAAAGAATATGTACCATATGCCTAATAATCTAATAAGAACTATTAACTATTGCTGGGTTTTTCAATCCTGATCCTGGGGACACACTACTCTACACTTAGGagttgtttttaattataataaaatgaaacggGGACACactggctcaatggttagcactgtggcctcacagcaagaaggtcgctggtttgagtcccggctgggtctgtGTAGAGTTAGTATGTTCTGTATatgacatgtgatataggtgaattaaataaactaaattggccataatgtatgagtgtgtgtgtatggatgtttcccagtattgggttgcagctgtaagggcatctgcataaaacatatgctggataagttggcggttcattctgctgtggcgaccactgataaaaaAAGGACgaagcagaaagaaaatgaatgaatgaaaataaacattacatgcCAGGGAAGACAGAAATGCAGCTTTTTTATTGTAAGATTCAGAAATCAAATACATATAAAGATTTAGATCTTCAAGACAAATCTGAAATAAAGGTTTACGCTTACAAAATTTACACTTGTGCATAAAATGTTGAGCCAAAAATAGAAGATCAAAtaggatcattcattcatttactttcttttcagcttagtccctttattaatctgaagtcgccacagcgggatgaaccgccaatttattcagcatatgcccttccagccacaacgcatcactgcaaaacacccatacattcccattcactacggaaaatttagcctaaccaattcacctacagcacatgtcattggacttgtgggggaaatcggagcacccggaggaaacccacgcaaacacggggagaacattcttgttgtgaggtgacagcgccaCCCACTgcgtacaggtgaaatgggtatgctaaattgtctgtagtgtataaatgcaagagtgtatgggtgtttcccagtgatgggttaaaatataagctggataagttggcggttcattctgctgtggcgaccactgataaattaAAGGACgaagcagaaagaaaatgaatgaatgaaaataaacattacatgcCAGGGAAGACAGAAATGCAGCTTTTTTATTAGAAGATTCAGAAATCAAATACATATAAAGATTTAGATCTTCAAGACAAATCTGAAATAAAGGTTTACGCTTACAAATGTTGAGCCAAAAATAGAAGATTAAataagatcattcattcatttactttcttttcagctgagcccctttattaatctgcggtcgccacagcgggatgaaccgccaatttattcagcagatgcccttccagccacaatgcatcactgcgaaacacccatacattcccattcactacggaaaatttagcctacccaattcacctacagcacatgtcattggacttgtgggggaaatcggagcacccggaggaaacccacgcaaacacggggagaacattcctgttgtgaggtgacagcgccaCCCACTGCGTACAGGTGAaatgctaaattgtctgtagtgtatgaatgccatagtgtatgggtgtttcccagtgatgggttgcagctggaagggcatccactgcttaaaatataagctggataagttggcggttcattccgctgtgctacAGAATtacagaaacaggacaaaaaaaaactagataataaatatattttaagaaaaggagtaagtagtgaatgcaaatatacaaactgACAAGTGTATGTGCAGGTATATCTATACACAACATTATATGTGCAGGTGTTATAAGCAAGTTGGGatgtaaagtatgttgttaaaGAAATTAAAAGTGTATAAAATGTAGTGATGGTTGTTTCACAGTTACTTTCATAAAGTGTTCATGAGATGTattgagggaagaaactgtttctgtgtttaGCTTTTATGGTGCACAGTGCTCTGTAGCGTCGACCAGAAGGTAAAAGctcaaagaggcagtgtgctgggtgtgaggggtccagagtaATTTTGGCAGCTCTctcgctctggataagtacagttcttggaGAGTAGGGAGGGTTGTATTAGTGATTCGCTCAGCAGTCCGAACTCTTTGTCGTAGTCTTCAGAGGTcagatttggtagctgagctaagCCAGACAGTTATTAATGTGCAGTGCAGCTGTTTGAGCAGCTCCTATAGAAGGTTGAACGTCATTTCATTTACAAATTCAAACAGTACTGCAATATGATACATAAATGTAAATCAAAAAAGCGCTCAAGACCTCTAATATTATCTGTAAATTTAAGATTGACAAGTAAACTACCATaattagtgtgtgtgaataaagagagagtgtatgggtgttttccagcacggtgctggtttgcagctggaagagctaGAATGCTAAAAACTCCACCACATGTATGCTTGTACATCAAACATTCAGCTCAATAACATTAAGCACAACTAATCTTTGTTAAATCTAcaaatgttgtcttttttgtgCCTGACTGATCTCACTTGAAATGTTTTCACAGTAATCaaccttaaaaaaaacagaataaacacatcttttgtaaaaatgtgactttatttcaacatttagtacaaaattcataataattatcatcaGTTGTGAGGCTTGTCGCCCCAGCCTGATGTCAGTTTGTGTCCGTGTTCAGCTCAGCACCATCTTTACGATGGGCAGTTTCCAGTGGCACCACGTGGAGGAACGGACCTCGCCACCTATATATACAGGGTTTGGATTATCACTCACCATAAAATAACCTATATCACCTACATATAAGACCACTAGTCAATAAATGATGATTAATGATTAGACTAAAGATGGTTACTAAAGCTGATGAGGACTATATTAAAGCAAACACTAAAGATTGTAACTTTAtccatcttcagaacacaaattaagaatagttctgaagatgaacatgaggacgagtaataaataacataacttCAATTATTGGGTGaaccttttaattgttttatttatttatcaatgatTTTTCATTGTTTCTAAAATAATTTTGATTGGTCAATAACATGGCCAGTTATCGATTTATATTTCCATATAGACGGTTttgtagttgttttattttatttcttatattgttttatattaatgaattttttttatttcattattacatttttaatattttgttttctagTTTTGAGGCCAAATTGGATGGTGAGTGATAATGTTAATTGtaaaccctgtatatatatcaGTTGTTCCCAGTAATCATTGGTCCAGAAGTCTCTCTGATCCGTCTCAAATAAAATTTTCacagagacacataaaaatatatgGACCTGGATTGGGAACGACTGAgatatatctttttatttatttttttattatagattttattttagcatGTAAAAGTGCAAGAATTAGTGCAAAAGCTGGTGTTAAAGTGCAGGAAGAGGCACATACACTATATAAAGGTCCAAATTGTTAAGTGCtttatcatttctttttttttatttacaaggaATTTAATTGGAGGTTATGGGGTGATTGGAATGACTAGATCCATCCGTTAAATTAGGACAGTTCTCATCATTCCTCCTTGTTCTCGTCTGAAACATAAACAGAGACAATTTTAAAGCATGAATAGATGAAacaaataacatgtaaaatggaagAACATAAGATTTTGTTTGGTTTCCATTTGTCTGTGTTGAAATGAGTAAGAGAAGTGGTGCTTATGCAAAAAATGGGAGATGGAAACACTAATTTGCTGAATAAACTCTAACTTGGGGGTGATctgctctaacaacttgatggaaattCACCTAACTAACATCATGTTAAGATGAAAATCTGCCTTATGACAGTGTAAGATGGCTAATGTCAAATGAAATCTGCCTTATGACAGTGTAAGATGGCTAATGTCAAATGAAATCTGCCTTATGACAGTGTAAGATGGCTAATGTCAAATGAAATCTGCCTTATGACAGTGTAAGATGGCTAATGTCAAATGAAATCTGCCTTATGACAGTGTAAGATGGCTAATGTCAAATGAAAGCTGGCTTATGACAGTGTAAGATGGCTAATGTCAAATGAAAGCTGGCTTATGACAGTGTAAGATGGCTAATGTCAAAATGTATTCGATACCCTAATCCACTTATGGGAACTGAGGTTCTGCAGTTCAAGCCGATCCTTTGGGTCCAACTGCAGACAGCCGTGGAAGAAATCGCAGCAGTCTGTGCAGAAAGAAGAAAGAGTTTATACATGCTTGTTTAAATGACATTCAAATTATCCTATACAATCATCTTTAGCCTAAGTGAAGATCTCACCTCTTGACAAGCCTTTAATCCTCAACCTTCTGTTGTTCATTCTAGGCAAGTCACTTTGTTCTGGAAATCTGTAGAAAACTAGCAGAAACAGAACAACTCCAAGTGACCAGACTGTCGCTGGTTCCCCGTGGTATCTTCCAGTTGACGAAAACTCGGGAGGGAAGTACTCTCTGGTGCCTGAAAGAGAATTTGTTTCCACCAACAGTATAGATAAACAACAGCGAATgtttcacagaaaaaaataaatcagcagAGTTTAAGACCCTTCTTACAGCTTTGAAGGATGAACATACCTCTAAAGTATTGGAAACTGTCCTCAGTAAGAAGATCGCCGCACCCGAAGTCAATCAGTTTGACCTCAAGGGTGTCCGGGTTAATCAGCAAGTTCTCCAGCTTGATATCACGATGAAGAACTCCACGCTGGCAGCATGTTTGGGCTGCAACTGTTGTCTGGTACATGATTGTTCGTAGCTTGTTCTCTGGAATGATGCCTTCGCAGTCGAGAAGGAACTCATGCAAGCTCATGCAGGGTATGGGCTGCTCTAGCACCATGAAGTACCTATCAGCCTCCACCTTCCAGTCCAAAAGCTCGATGATTTCCTTAACCTTGGGGCCTTTATTGGCAAGAAAGTGCAGAGCGATCTCCAGTGGAAGTGGATCTTCAAACCCATCCTACAAGAAAGACAGTTGTGAAGATCATTTGATAGAAAAGGTATTTTCAATAAACAAGTCCTGGACAAACTGTTGGCAATGTCTATCACAAAAAGCATTTGTAGTCTACGATTAATATGACAAGAAGACAGTAAACGAGAGCAGACTACTTACAACACTGATGAATCGCTTCTCCTCCTCGAAATCGGACAATTTTACTGCCACCTGAAGGCCATCTTCTAAACGAGTGGCTGAGAAAACGGCTCCACAGCCTCCTTCACCCAGCTGAGCTTCAATTGCATAGCAGTGGGAATTGATCTCTGTGAAAAGACAAAGAAGAGATGAGAAATCATCAGTGGTACAGTACCTTCATCTAAAACCTTTCCTCTTTCATATATAAATTGAGATACTACACTGAATATCTGTCCCTTAAAAGTTTATCTGatggtaaaaataaacaaatgagtgtAAAATATTCAGTCTCACCTTtaaggtttagttcacccaacAATAAACATTTACTCTCTATTTCCTCAACCTCTAGTGTTTTCAAACATTTGTGAGTTTCCTTTGTTAAATGAAGAAATttagaagaaaactgaaaacctgtaaccaccgtcttccacagtaggaaaacacATACTATGAcaatcaatagttacaggtttcaagATTTCctcaaatatgatttttttattttcaacagtaaaaagattctcagacaggtttggaacaagtaaagggtgagcaaatgatgacagaagtttcagttttgggtgaactatcccttaaatatgAATACGATATATAATAAATCTTCACAGATGCATTTTCAGCTATTCCTGACAAAATGCATATTAAAGTCTGTTTAAAGCATAAACCATTGTTAAAAGATGCATGTGTGTTGGATAACTGTAGGGTCGAGGTAGTAAACTCACCAATGATTTGTGTCTCTTTGTCCTCCTTCAATTTCTCAGGTTCAGCAGAGTCAACAAACAGGGGTTCATCATCACCACAGCCAGACTCAGCAGTTAAGAAGCCTGAAGAGAGATCATCACTCCAGCTCGACTCAACAGTTAAGAAGCTTGAAGAGAGATCTTCACTCCAGCTTGACTCAGCAGAGAAGAAGCTGAGATCCAGTGATGGTTCCTCCAgtgatggttcctcactgtgaacactgacaggctcctccagcgatggttcctcactgtgaacactgacaggctcctccagcgatggttcctcactgtgaacactgacaggctcctccagcgatggttcctcactgtgaacactgacaggctctaccagcgatggttcctcactgtgaacactgacaggctccttcagtgatggttcctcactgtgaacactgacaggctcctccagcgatggttcctcactgtgaacactgacaggctcctccagcgatggttcctcactgtgaacactgacaggctctaccagcgatggttcctcactgtgaacactgacaggctcctccagcgatggttcctcactgtgaacactgacaggctcctccagcgatggttcctcactgtgagcactgacaggctcctccagcgatggttcctcactgtgaacactgacaggctctaACAGTGATGGCTCTTTACACCAGTCATCGATTTCTTGACCTAAAGAAAGGATTATTATATAAAagattttagttttattcaaataatatttatttatagttattaagCATATTAATGAATGCTGTAAATTATAAAGTGACTTTGACAGTGGTGTCAAACTCAAATGACATTGATTGAaggttttaatattattttaatattattatttattttaggtcATTTACATGAATAGCAATATTTGTACAATATTTCGAGTGTGTTTTGTGCTTGTACTTTGGCTGGTTTCGGCCTGTCATGGATTGACCTAAATAAGAATCACACTTAAAACCTCCAGCAGGTGGAGACGAGTCCTAAAGTGTAGTTTATTCACTCATTAATTGTACACCTCTTTAACAATATCATGCCATTCTTTTTAATGGCCTTTTTGCTAGTTGTTAGTAGTGTATTAAGAAGATACgcaacattttaaagtatttttgaaGAGTAAATTACCAGGTacagttttaaaattacattccaGATTCAATCCCATTATTGCATTTATCTCTTAATTCAAATCTTGCCAATAGGTGTGTATAGTATTACAATCCCAAAATATGTGAAATGATCAGCCAAAACAATTCCACAATTTCTCCAGCATTCATCATGTTTTGATCaagaacacaaattaaattaaccTGAAAAAGTGTTGATATTAGAAATGTACCGAATTTTCAGCCACTGAACATTTGTCagctgaaaatatgttatgccctTTAATGGACCCTTTACTTTTTGTggattcagtcattgttgggttaCTCTttcaaatctggaagcattaacaagtTGTAAGCAATTCCATGcatatgtttttaccaaaatagtgAAACTTTTTTTGAGTAGGcttgtaatttaatgaactataaAACTActcaaaatgtctctgtcaatgttgtCAAACAActatatttaatttaccaaagtcaaacaaGTGGCAATTTCTCATTTGTCACATTGTCACTACTGATTAAATTATTTCTTTTAggctgtgcagtttaattcacagaatttctacaaagtatgctgtatactgtaaactcatcAACCTTTTTTGATCAAATCCACAATGTGTTCTtaattttctcatttaaagtatacaaaatgtttacagactgatatttttttgattCCTTAACTCTGTCTTTagctgttttggaaaatataaacagatgttcaAATATAATGTGAACATACACCTtatctgtgaatttattttttgagtttttactgaaatgacacatccataatgctggaattgctcttatatcaaaatatatatatcactatTGCTCAATATAGATAATAATTATTGAGATAGCATTTTTGTCAAATCGCCCTGCCCTACATTTTACTACCTTTCATGTCTTTGACTGAGCAGTCTCTTGCTGTGTATGGTGGATGAGgaagctctctgatttcataTGAAGTACCCTAATTTGTTACTTAAGGTCTCAGGAATTAGGATTTAATTTTTGAGCGAACTAAACCTTTCATTTTAAAGCAAAGAAAATTACTTTATGAAAAACGAATTGACTCCTTTGTATGGTGAATGTTTGACACCGCTGTGTTTAAACCAATAGAATTGTATTAAAACCAATTAACCATATTCActgtgttttgtaatgttttctcCCAGTAAGGTAAAATTAATCGTAGAGCTCTACACAGACTCCAGGTAAGAAAATAAAGCACTTGTGTTACATAAAATGGACATATCGTTTACCGTCACTGTTCCTCACAGGTGGTACATCATTCTGGACCTCTTCTTCAGTGTTGTTGGTGTCTCTTTCTCTCAGAAAGAGAGCAATTACTCCGAGCACGgtaaataacatttttggttaAACTTGCGTACACTTATAGATGAGAAAATCCAAATAAACTTACAATAAACACTGAAATGTTCTGAAAGTAAAGCTAGTTTATCAAAGTGATCCTCAATTAACCGTACGCTATCAATTGACAGTATTAGCAGAGCAAACTTTGTACAGCTTCTAGCTTTGTGTCAAATAAACGCAATGAGCAAATTTTTCACCGAGAGAGCTCTTTTGCTGTTGCGTCACGATCGAACCCGCGTTCCAACGTTCTACTACTGGTACGTGATTGGTCAGTTTTGTGACGTGGTCGGAGCTTTCGCTTAACCGAAGAAAAACAACATTAGCGTTTCCTTCACGGCTGTTTTTAGagcaaaataaaatttgtaaactTGTCCCGTTTGAAGAGTCTTTACTGTCTGCTTTGTGAGCCAGTGTTTCCATTTAAATCAGGGTCAATTTAAACCGTTCACAGGTAAGATATGTCTAGCATTCGTTTCTTACTTTAAATGGAAGTTGTTGGCTGTAAGAGCTTGTTTACACATTAAAACGCGAGATATGATATTGAATATCACATTAAATCATTTGATCTAACTTATCAAACCCCATTTACACTGCAAATGCAGTTGCAAGTAACGTACGGTTAACGATAATGCTGAGATGGAGGCATGTATATTAATGAGCCAATAATCAGATTCATTCAGTAATAAAATTAGCTTTGTCTAAATCTGATTATTCATTAACTCATTTCACTAACGCTTGTTCCAGCAAATAGTAAACAAAAATGTGCAAATTCAGTCACAGACTTTTCCCTTCACTTTCTGTCTGGCTTTATAAATTACttctttattattagtttgttcTGATATTTGATAACAAAGATACCAGCTTGTTGTTTTTCATTAaacataatgataaaataaaaggactaatttgatgtatttatttgtaaaagcATACAGTTATTgcattattaacaaaataatataaatagctaTTAATAATAATCTACACAGGTGTTTAAATGACTCTTAATCTTAAGGTATGTtgtaaaatgtgaataaattatgTGAATGTAGGAAATGAAAATACAAACTGGTCAAAAAGGGCACTTGCCTAGTTAGAGTAGGACTGATTAGGGTCTTTCTGTGCACATGTCTGAGTGTctttaagttattttaataatattaaacatggCTGTTCTTGGTTTATAGGAAGCAGAAGAAATGGGCATGGAGAATGTGATGTGAAAGAGAGAAGAACAAACCCCCATATAGTACAAGTATGTAGTGGATTTTTGTAAGGTTGTTAATGGCTGTTTTTGAATATTTACTGCAGGGATTATGACATGTTGCTTTAGTTGATTACTTAGTAGTTAGTAGTTGTTTTAGTTTTGATTTGATTCTTTTTTTGGCTCAAAAACAGACAGTGCCCAGCTTAAATGAGCTTTTTGAAAATTATGGATTTAAATTTTTCTGATTAAATGGCAATATGTATTGCAGAAATTTTATTAACACGCTTATTAAACAGTTAATGTAAGAGCATGCTCATTATCATAAGTACTAAGTAATCATTAGTACTTGCTACAATAAATACTACTTAGTTGATCAAAAAGACCCAATGGAAATGAGTAGCAAAACTTTAGGTTTGTTACTAGtaacaatagaataaaatagaatttaatttaaatctgTTTCTAGTACCAGTAAAATAGTAACTGCTCTGTTGTTTTTAGTTACAAATTTAAGATTTTTGCCGCTGATTTCCATGAGGATCTGTCTTTGTGATCAACTAATCAGATTTGACTAGTGTTTCAATTCCAGTTCTGActggaacatatatatatatatagcattattCATTAATTACTAATCATTTTAGTAGTAGTTTTAAATTAAAGTACTAGTACTTTTGGTGATTACTAGTATCTTATATTAGATACCCTATCAGTATTAAAAATAAGTACTagcagttcataaaaaaaataaaaatcaataaaaaaattctttgtaataaataattatttgtatcTGTTTAACAGGTTCTAATACGAAAAGAATATGTACCATATGCCTAATAATCTAATAAGAACTATTAACTATTGCTGGGTTTTTCAATCCTGATCCTGGGGACACACTACTCTACACTTAGGagttgtttttaattataataaaatgaaacggGGACACactggctcaatggttagcactgtggcctcacagcaagaaggtcgctggtttgagtcccggctgggtctgtGTAGAGTTAGTATGTTCTGTATatgacatgtgatataggtgaattaaataaactaaattggccataatgtatgagtgtgtgtgtatggatgtttcccagtattgggttgcagctgtaagggcatctgcataaaacatatgctggataagttggcggttcattctgctgtggcgaccactgataa is from Danio rerio strain Tuebingen ecotype United States chromosome 14, GRCz12tu, whole genome shotgun sequence and encodes:
- the pimr118 gene encoding uncharacterized protein pimr118 yields the protein MLFTVLGVIALFLRERDTNNTEEEVQNDVPPVRNSDGQEIDDWCKEPSLLEPVSVHSEEPSLEEPVSAHSEEPSLEEPVSVHSEEPSLEEPVSVHSEEPSLVEPVSVHSEEPSLEEPVSVHSEEPSLEEPVSVHSEEPSLKEPVSVHSEEPSLVEPVSVHSEEPSLEEPVSVHSEEPSLEEPVSVHSEEPSLEEPVSVHSEEPSLEEPSLDLSFFSAESSWSEDLSSSFLTVESSWSDDLSSGFLTAESGCGDDEPLFVDSAEPEKLKEDKETQIIEINSHCYAIEAQLGEGGCGAVFSATRLEDGLQVAVKLSDFEEEKRFISVDGFEDPLPLEIALHFLANKGPKVKEIIELLDWKVEADRYFMVLEQPIPCMSLHEFLLDCEGIIPENKLRTIMYQTTVAAQTCCQRGVLHRDIKLENLLINPDTLEVKLIDFGCGDLLTEDSFQYFRGTREYFPPEFSSTGRYHGEPATVWSLGVVLFLLVFYRFPEQSDLPRMNNRRLRIKGLSRDCCDFFHGCLQLDPKDRLELQNLSSHKWIRTRTRRNDENCPNLTDGSSHSNHPITSN